One region of Oryza glaberrima chromosome 7, OglaRS2, whole genome shotgun sequence genomic DNA includes:
- the LOC127780346 gene encoding protein DMP2-like, whose product MEEGIKEETKAAAAASSGQTTAAAATSKSNSTTVGDMADTTFKSIGDVLKLLPTATVIVYEVLTPIVTNTGDCHVANKVVTPVILVLCAFFCAFSQFTDSYVGADGKVRYGLVTARGLLPFSGGGGADGGDAAGRDFSKYRLRFGDFVHAFFSVAVFAAVALLADANTVSCFYPSLKDQQKKVVMALPVVVGALASVVFVVFPSTRHGIGYPPAKPAAASLASL is encoded by the coding sequence ATGGAAGAAGGCATCAAGGAGGAGAcgaaggcagcagcagcagcgagctcAGGtcagacgacggcggcggcggcgacgagcaagAGCAACAGCACCACCGTGGGCGACATGGCGGACACGACGTTCAAGAGCATCGGCGACGTGCTGAAGCTGctgccgacggcgacggtgatCGTGTACGAGGTGCTGACCCCGATCGTCACCAACACCGGCGACTGCCACGTGGCGAACAAGGTCGTCACGCCGGTGATCCTGGTGCTCTGCGCCTTCTTCTGCGCGTTCTCGCAGTTCACGGACAGCTACGTCGGCGCCGACGGCAAGGTGAGGTACGGGCTGGTGACGGCGAGGGGGCTGCTGCcgttcagcggcggcggcggcgccgacggcggggaCGCCGCCGGCAGGGACTTCTCCAAGTACAGGCTGCGGTTCGGCGACTTCGTCCACGCCTTCTTCTCCGTGGCGGTGTTCGCCGCGGTGGCGCTGCTCGCCGACGCCAACACGGTGTCGTGCTTCTACCCGTCGCTCAAGGACCAGCAGAAGAAGGTGGTCATGGCgctccccgtcgtcgtcggcgcgctcGCCAGCGTCGTCTTCGTCGTGTTCCCGTCCACCCGCCACGGGATCGGCTACCCGCCGGCGAagcccgccgcggcgtcgctggCGTCGCTGTAG